The following proteins are co-located in the Mesorhizobium australicum WSM2073 genome:
- the ubiA gene encoding 4-hydroxybenzoate octaprenyltransferase, with the protein MEPVQSKAAQGRVADAPNRHWVYRVLPRAIWPYAQLARWDRPIGWQLLLWPCWWSAALAASAYPRPGDPLLSLLPAPLYLVLFLIGAIAMRGAGCTYNDIVDQDIDNQVERTSSRPLPSGQTTRRRAWLFLVLQALVGLAVLLQFNSFAILLGVCSLAIVAVYPFMKRITNWPQLFLGLAFSWGALMGWAVEFGDLDGPAIMLYIGSILWVIGYDTIYAHQDKEDDAIVGVRSTARLFGDNTKAWLAGLYGGTLICFAIAFASAQAPVVALAGLIAAGAHMARQIAVLDIDDPDQCLRLFRSNNQVGWLIFLGLIGGALWVTLKPLV; encoded by the coding sequence ATGGAACCTGTCCAGTCAAAAGCGGCCCAGGGTCGCGTCGCCGATGCGCCGAACCGCCATTGGGTCTATCGCGTGCTGCCGCGCGCGATCTGGCCCTATGCGCAGCTGGCGCGGTGGGACAGGCCGATCGGCTGGCAATTGCTTTTGTGGCCATGCTGGTGGTCGGCCGCACTTGCGGCGAGCGCCTATCCGCGCCCAGGCGACCCGCTGCTCTCGCTGCTGCCGGCGCCCTTGTACCTCGTGCTCTTCCTGATTGGCGCCATCGCCATGCGTGGCGCCGGGTGCACCTATAACGACATTGTCGACCAGGACATCGATAACCAGGTCGAACGCACCAGCTCACGCCCGCTACCGTCCGGTCAGACCACGCGCCGGCGGGCCTGGCTGTTTCTTGTCCTGCAGGCCCTGGTCGGCCTGGCGGTTCTCCTGCAGTTCAACAGCTTTGCCATTCTGCTCGGCGTCTGCTCGCTGGCGATCGTCGCCGTCTATCCATTCATGAAGCGGATAACCAACTGGCCGCAACTGTTTCTCGGCCTCGCCTTTTCCTGGGGCGCGCTGATGGGGTGGGCGGTCGAGTTCGGTGATCTCGATGGCCCCGCCATCATGCTCTATATCGGTTCGATCCTGTGGGTGATCGGCTATGACACGATCTATGCCCACCAGGACAAGGAAGACGACGCCATTGTCGGCGTGCGTTCGACCGCGCGGCTGTTCGGCGACAACACCAAGGCATGGCTCGCGGGGCTCTATGGCGGTACGCTGATCTGCTTCGCCATCGCCTTCGCCTCGGCGCAAGCCCCGGTGGTGGCACTGGCGGGATTGATCGCCGCCGGCGCCCACATGGCGCGGCAGATCGCGGTTCTGGATATCGACGATCCAGACCAGTGCCTGCGGCTGTTTCGGTCGAACAACCAGGTCGGCTGGCTGATTTTCCTCGGCCTCATCGGCGGCGCGCTGTGGGTGACGCTGAAGCCGCTGGTGTAG
- a CDS encoding L-threonylcarbamoyladenylate synthase translates to MAEILAVGEAMEPALALLLGGDVVAIPTETVYGLAGDATNGIGVARIFEAKGRPRFNPLIAHVADMAMAERIASFDPLSRKLALAFWPGPLTLVLPQRPGNGIHPLVTAGLDTIAVRMPRGFGGDLIARLGRPLAAPSANSSGKISATTAQAVAADLGGRIKLVVDGGATPVGLESTIVKAEGERLRLLRPGGIAADEIEAAIRMELLRGGIAGVEAPGMLASHYAPGAAVRLNAGTVGEGEALLAFGDQRAEGWRGATAFLNLSLSGDLREAASNLFAYMQDLDRSGARIIAVEPIPFDGLGEAINDRLSRAAAPRDNAQPTT, encoded by the coding sequence GTGGCTGAAATACTTGCCGTCGGCGAAGCGATGGAACCGGCGTTGGCGCTGCTCCTGGGCGGCGATGTCGTCGCCATCCCGACGGAAACCGTCTACGGGCTTGCCGGCGATGCCACCAACGGCATTGGCGTGGCGCGCATTTTCGAAGCCAAGGGGCGGCCGCGTTTCAATCCGCTGATCGCCCATGTCGCCGACATGGCGATGGCCGAGCGCATCGCCTCGTTCGATCCGCTGTCCAGGAAGCTCGCGCTTGCCTTCTGGCCGGGTCCGCTGACGCTGGTACTGCCACAGCGCCCCGGCAACGGCATTCATCCGCTGGTCACGGCCGGGCTCGACACGATCGCCGTGCGCATGCCGAGAGGTTTTGGCGGCGACCTGATCGCCAGGCTTGGCCGACCGCTTGCCGCGCCCAGCGCCAACTCATCCGGCAAGATCAGCGCGACGACGGCGCAGGCGGTGGCTGCGGATTTAGGCGGGCGCATCAAACTGGTGGTCGATGGTGGCGCCACGCCGGTCGGGCTGGAATCGACCATCGTCAAGGCCGAAGGCGAAAGGTTGCGCCTGCTTCGGCCCGGCGGCATTGCCGCCGACGAGATCGAGGCGGCCATCCGCATGGAGCTGCTGCGCGGCGGCATTGCCGGCGTCGAGGCGCCGGGCATGCTTGCCTCGCACTACGCACCGGGCGCGGCTGTTCGGCTCAATGCCGGCACGGTTGGTGAAGGAGAAGCGTTGCTTGCCTTCGGCGACCAGCGCGCGGAAGGCTGGCGCGGCGCGACCGCTTTCCTCAACCTCTCGCTGTCAGGTGACCTGCGTGAAGCGGCAAGCAATCTCTTTGCCTACATGCAGGATTTGGACCGTAGCGGCGCGCGGATTATCGCCGTCGAGCCAATTCCCTTTGACGGGCTCGGCGAGGCCATCAACGACCGGCTCTCCCGTGCCGCCGCTCCTCGTGACAACGCACAGCCCACAACGTAG
- the purD gene encoding phosphoribosylamine--glycine ligase → MNVLLLGSGGREHALAWKIAASPLLTKLYAAPGNPGIGGEAELVKLDITDHAAVVAFCREKKIDLVVVGPEGPLVAGIADDLRAENIRVFGPSKAAARLEGSKGFTKDLCARYNIPTAAYGRFGDLASAKAYVEKTGAPIVIKADGLAAGKGVTVAMTMDEARAALASCFDGSFGAAGAEVVVEEFMTGEEASFFCLCDGTTALPFGTAQDHKRVGDGDVGPNTGGMGAYSPAPVMTPDMIERTMREIIEPTMRGMAELGAPFAGILFAGLMITESGPKLIEYNTRFGDPECQVLVMRLRDDLLVLLNAATDGQLAHMSVRWRDEAALTVVMAARGYPGTPEKGSVIRGVEDAAGEGVQIFHAGTAINGGALVANGGRVLNVTASGATVGEAQARAYAALDRIDWPDGFCRRDIGWQAVAREQAG, encoded by the coding sequence ATGAACGTTCTTCTTCTCGGCTCCGGCGGCCGCGAACATGCGCTGGCCTGGAAGATCGCCGCTTCGCCGCTGCTGACCAAGCTCTACGCGGCCCCCGGCAATCCGGGCATCGGCGGCGAGGCCGAACTGGTGAAGCTTGATATCACCGATCATGCCGCGGTCGTTGCCTTCTGCCGGGAGAAGAAAATCGATCTCGTCGTGGTCGGCCCGGAAGGGCCGCTCGTCGCCGGCATCGCCGATGATCTGCGCGCCGAAAACATCCGCGTCTTCGGGCCTTCGAAGGCCGCCGCGCGGCTGGAAGGTTCGAAGGGTTTCACCAAGGACCTCTGCGCCCGGTACAACATTCCGACCGCCGCCTATGGCCGGTTCGGCGACCTGGCCTCGGCCAAGGCCTATGTCGAGAAGACGGGCGCGCCGATCGTCATCAAGGCCGACGGGCTCGCAGCCGGCAAGGGTGTCACCGTCGCCATGACGATGGACGAGGCACGGGCGGCACTCGCTTCCTGCTTTGACGGGTCCTTTGGTGCTGCCGGCGCGGAGGTGGTGGTCGAGGAATTCATGACCGGCGAGGAGGCGAGTTTCTTCTGCCTCTGCGACGGCACCACGGCGCTTCCCTTCGGCACCGCGCAGGACCACAAGCGCGTCGGTGACGGCGACGTCGGTCCCAACACCGGCGGCATGGGCGCCTATTCGCCGGCCCCGGTAATGACGCCTGACATGATCGAGCGCACCATGCGCGAGATCATCGAGCCGACGATGCGCGGCATGGCCGAGCTTGGCGCGCCTTTCGCCGGGATTCTGTTCGCCGGACTGATGATCACGGAAAGCGGGCCGAAGCTGATCGAATACAACACCCGCTTCGGCGATCCGGAATGCCAGGTGCTGGTGATGCGGCTCAGGGATGACCTGCTGGTGCTGCTCAATGCCGCGACCGATGGCCAGCTCGCGCATATGTCGGTGCGCTGGCGTGACGAGGCGGCGCTGACCGTCGTGATGGCGGCCAGGGGCTATCCCGGCACACCGGAGAAAGGCTCCGTCATCCGCGGCGTCGAGGACGCCGCCGGTGAAGGCGTCCAGATTTTCCATGCCGGCACCGCAATCAATGGCGGTGCGCTGGTCGCCAACGGCGGCCGTGTGCTCAATGTCACGGCGAGCGGCGCCACGGTCGGAGAGGCGCAGGCGCGGGCCTATGCCGCCCTCGACCGCATCGACTGGCCGGACGGGTTTTGCCGCCGCGACATAGGCTGGCAGGCCGTGGCGCGCGAGCAGGCCGGCTGA
- a CDS encoding acyl-CoA dehydrogenase, translating to MYRAPVEDIAFTLKHVAGMKSAIDTGAFGDLSEDLVDAVLGEAGRFASEEVAPLYKIGDEHGAVLGDGAVTTPPGWKELYRRWIEGGWNALSGPEEYGGQALPTMLGVAALEMWNSAAMAFGIGPTLTMGAVEALDKHASEELKATYLAKLVSGEWMGTMNLTEPQAGSDLAALRARAEPAGDGTYRLFGQKIFITYGEHDFTDNIIHLVLARLPDAPAGTRGISLFLVPKFLVGDDGSLGARNDVFCSGLEHKLGIHASPTCTMIYGDGFQGARPGAIGWLIGEENKGLACMFTMMNNARLAVGMQGVAVAEAATQKAIAYSNERRQGKAADYAGAGMAPIVHHPDVQRNLLTMKALTQTARAISYSCAHAIDMARASSGDEAAHWRDRANLLTPLAKAFSTDVGVEVASLGVQVHGGMGFIEETGAAAYYRDARIAPIYEGTNGIQAIDLVTRKLPLGGGEHVHGYIDELAGIANAVRTSNLEGFGRTADTLDQALSDLTQATRFLQKLSAEGRTEEALAGATPYLRLISLAAGGAYLARAALADQGRIALCRFFAENLLGEASALKERVIDGAVSLAAAAEALISA from the coding sequence ATGTATCGGGCACCGGTCGAGGATATCGCGTTCACCCTGAAGCATGTGGCCGGCATGAAATCCGCCATCGACACGGGAGCGTTCGGAGACCTCAGCGAGGATCTGGTCGACGCCGTCCTCGGCGAGGCGGGCCGTTTCGCCTCCGAGGAGGTGGCCCCCCTTTATAAAATCGGCGACGAGCATGGCGCCGTGCTCGGCGATGGCGCGGTCACCACCCCGCCGGGGTGGAAGGAACTCTATCGCCGCTGGATCGAAGGCGGCTGGAATGCGCTCTCCGGGCCGGAAGAGTATGGCGGCCAGGCGCTGCCGACCATGCTCGGCGTCGCCGCACTCGAAATGTGGAACTCCGCCGCCATGGCCTTCGGCATCGGCCCGACGCTGACCATGGGCGCGGTCGAGGCGCTCGACAAGCACGCTTCCGAGGAACTCAAGGCGACATATCTGGCAAAGCTCGTCTCCGGCGAATGGATGGGCACCATGAACCTGACCGAGCCGCAGGCCGGATCGGACCTCGCCGCCTTGCGCGCCCGCGCCGAGCCCGCCGGCGACGGCACCTACCGCCTCTTCGGCCAGAAGATATTCATCACTTACGGCGAGCACGATTTCACCGACAACATCATCCATCTGGTACTGGCGCGGCTTCCCGATGCGCCGGCCGGAACGCGTGGCATCTCGCTGTTCCTGGTGCCGAAATTCCTGGTCGGCGACGATGGCTCGCTCGGTGCGCGCAACGACGTCTTCTGTTCCGGCCTCGAGCACAAGCTCGGCATCCATGCCTCGCCGACCTGCACCATGATCTATGGCGATGGTTTTCAGGGCGCCAGGCCTGGCGCCATCGGCTGGCTGATCGGCGAGGAGAACAAAGGCCTCGCCTGCATGTTCACCATGATGAACAATGCCCGCCTTGCTGTCGGGATGCAGGGCGTCGCGGTCGCGGAAGCAGCGACCCAGAAGGCGATTGCCTATTCCAATGAACGCCGCCAGGGCAAGGCGGCGGATTACGCCGGCGCCGGCATGGCGCCGATCGTCCATCACCCCGACGTGCAGCGCAATCTCCTGACCATGAAGGCGCTGACACAGACGGCGCGGGCGATCAGCTATTCCTGTGCCCACGCTATCGACATGGCGCGTGCCTCGTCTGGCGACGAGGCGGCGCATTGGCGCGACCGTGCAAATTTGCTGACTCCGCTCGCCAAGGCGTTTTCGACCGATGTCGGCGTGGAAGTTGCCTCGCTTGGCGTCCAGGTGCATGGCGGCATGGGCTTCATCGAGGAAACGGGTGCGGCCGCGTACTATCGCGACGCGCGCATCGCGCCGATCTATGAAGGCACCAACGGCATCCAGGCGATCGATCTGGTGACCCGAAAACTGCCGCTCGGTGGCGGCGAGCATGTGCATGGCTACATCGACGAACTGGCCGGTATCGCCAATGCCGTGCGAACGTCGAACCTCGAAGGTTTTGGCCGCACCGCCGACACTCTCGATCAGGCGCTCTCCGATTTGACGCAAGCGACGCGTTTCCTGCAGAAATTGTCGGCCGAGGGCCGGACGGAGGAGGCGCTGGCTGGCGCGACACCGTATCTCCGGCTGATCTCGCTTGCCGCCGGCGGCGCTTATCTGGCGCGGGCCGCTCTTGCCGACCAGGGCCGCATCGCGCTTTGCCGCTTCTTCGCCGAGAACCTGCTTGGCGAAGCCAGCGCTTTGAAGGAGCGCGTCATCGATGGCGCCGTCAGCCTGGCTGCTGCCGCCGAGGCACTGATTTCCGCCTGA
- a CDS encoding LysR family transcriptional regulator, whose amino-acid sequence MSLTLTQLRYLIAVARHGSVTGAARAINISQPSVSVAIDTIERDFGQKLFVRQRGSGVSLTSFGRVVVTKAKQVLAETDELMSLGAGNSAIGGELVLGCFEDLAPFFAPGLIRAFSERHPAVAVVVRDETFETLGRRLADATVDLGLSYDLGLPSHFARILLHELRPHALLPAGHALAGHPEVSLADLAAYPLITTDQPHSWQHMLDLFRGRGLSPVADMRTSSFELQRSMVANGFGVAVSYTRPHGDRSYDGLRLVCKPLSDPLPMQRIILTHDTHQRVSNAALAFIAVAKVWFSTRDIFAS is encoded by the coding sequence ATGAGCCTTACGCTCACGCAACTCCGCTATCTCATCGCCGTCGCCCGCCATGGCAGCGTCACCGGCGCGGCGCGAGCGATCAACATTTCGCAGCCGTCGGTTTCAGTGGCCATCGACACCATCGAAAGGGATTTCGGCCAGAAACTATTCGTACGCCAGCGGGGAAGCGGCGTTTCGCTGACCTCGTTCGGCCGTGTCGTGGTAACGAAGGCAAAGCAGGTTCTTGCCGAGACTGACGAACTCATGAGCCTGGGGGCGGGCAATTCAGCCATCGGTGGGGAGCTGGTGCTCGGCTGCTTCGAGGATCTGGCGCCCTTTTTCGCGCCGGGCCTTATCCGCGCCTTCTCCGAACGTCATCCAGCGGTCGCGGTTGTCGTCCGTGACGAGACGTTCGAGACGCTTGGGCGACGCCTGGCGGACGCCACAGTCGACCTCGGCCTCAGCTACGATCTCGGCCTGCCGTCGCATTTCGCCCGCATCCTGCTGCACGAGCTTCGGCCGCATGCGCTGCTGCCGGCGGGCCATGCACTGGCGGGCCACCCCGAGGTCAGCCTGGCGGATCTGGCCGCCTACCCGCTGATCACGACCGACCAGCCGCATAGCTGGCAGCATATGCTCGACCTGTTCCGCGGCCGTGGCCTGTCGCCGGTGGCCGACATGCGAACAAGTTCGTTCGAACTCCAGCGCAGCATGGTGGCCAACGGCTTCGGCGTCGCGGTCAGCTATACCCGCCCGCATGGCGACCGCAGCTATGACGGCTTGCGCCTCGTCTGCAAACCGCTGTCGGATCCGCTGCCCATGCAGCGCATCATTCTCACCCACGATACGCATCAGCGCGTGTCGAATGCGGCGCTGGCTTTCATCGCGGTGGCGAAAGTCTGGTTTTCCACACGCGACATCTTCGCGTCGTGA
- a CDS encoding crotonase/enoyl-CoA hydratase family protein: protein MTDHILVDRQGAIQIIRMNRPDKKNALTRAMYAKMSAALAEGDADPAVRVHVFFGVPGAFSSGNDLADFMVVATGGDGGTEVWDFLIALAGVEKPIVSGVDGIAVGIGTTINLHCDLTFATPRTVFRTPFVDLGLVPEAGSSLLAPRILGQQGAFALLGLGEGFSAERAKAAGLIYEVVEEGGLEASVLAAAGQIAAKPPQALKIARDLMRGSRDDLVARIGIESEHFRERLKSDEARAALTAFMTRKKG from the coding sequence GTGACAGACCACATCCTCGTCGACCGCCAGGGCGCCATCCAGATCATCCGCATGAACCGGCCGGACAAGAAGAACGCGCTGACGCGTGCCATGTATGCGAAAATGTCGGCGGCCCTAGCCGAAGGCGACGCCGATCCGGCGGTCCGCGTTCATGTCTTTTTCGGCGTGCCGGGCGCCTTTTCCTCCGGCAACGACCTTGCCGATTTCATGGTCGTGGCCACGGGCGGCGATGGCGGCACCGAAGTCTGGGATTTCCTGATCGCCCTGGCCGGGGTCGAAAAGCCCATCGTGTCCGGCGTCGACGGTATCGCGGTCGGCATCGGCACCACGATCAACCTGCACTGCGACCTGACTTTCGCCACTCCGCGCACCGTGTTTCGGACCCCCTTCGTCGATCTCGGCCTCGTGCCCGAGGCAGGGTCGAGCCTTTTGGCGCCCCGCATCCTGGGCCAGCAGGGTGCTTTCGCCCTGCTCGGTCTCGGTGAGGGCTTTTCGGCCGAGCGCGCGAAGGCCGCCGGGCTGATCTACGAGGTGGTCGAGGAAGGTGGGCTGGAGGCTTCGGTGCTTGCAGCGGCCGGCCAGATCGCGGCCAAGCCACCGCAAGCGCTCAAGATCGCGCGCGACCTGATGCGTGGCTCACGCGACGATCTGGTTGCCCGCATCGGGATAGAGAGCGAGCATTTCCGCGAGCGGCTGAAATCCGACGAGGCGCGCGCCGCTCTCACGGCATTCATGACCAGGAAAAAGGGCTGA
- a CDS encoding FAD-binding oxidoreductase — MTATAKTLDPALIDRFAAIVGDKYALRDQQDIAPYLIERRGLWHGATSLVLRPGSVDEVSRIMRLATETGTPIVPQSGNTGLVGAQVPDRSGREIVLSLSRLNRVREIDVLSNTVTVEAGVILQTLQEAADAADRLFPLSLAAQGSCQIGGNLSSNAGGTGVLAYGNARELCLGVEVVLPTGEVFDDLRKLKKDNTGYDLKNLFVGAEGTLGVITAAVLKLFPKPKGTDVAFVGLSSPEAALSLFSLAMDRAGAALTAFELIGKRPYDFTLAHAQGVVRPLAEDWPWYVLMQISSGRSAEDSRALIEDVLSAGLEQEFVGDAVIAASLGQGDAFWDFRELLPEAQKPEGASIKHDISVPIASIPRFIREAAGAVASVSAGARVVCFGHMGDGNLHYNISRPVDGDDEAFLALYHAMNKAVHDVVRSLHGSISAEHGIGQLKRDELIATAPPMAIDLMRRVKAAFDPAGIMNPGKVI; from the coding sequence ATGACCGCAACCGCAAAGACACTCGATCCCGCCCTCATCGATCGTTTCGCGGCGATCGTCGGCGACAAATATGCGCTGCGCGACCAGCAGGACATCGCGCCTTATCTGATCGAGCGACGCGGCCTCTGGCACGGCGCGACGTCCCTGGTGCTGCGGCCGGGCAGCGTCGACGAGGTCAGCCGGATCATGCGGCTGGCGACAGAGACCGGAACGCCGATCGTGCCGCAAAGCGGCAACACCGGGCTGGTCGGCGCGCAGGTGCCGGACAGATCCGGTCGCGAGATCGTCCTGTCGCTATCGCGGCTGAACCGCGTCCGCGAGATCGATGTGCTGTCCAATACGGTCACGGTCGAGGCCGGTGTCATCCTGCAGACCTTGCAGGAAGCGGCCGATGCCGCCGACCGGCTGTTTCCGCTGTCGCTCGCCGCGCAAGGCTCCTGCCAGATCGGCGGCAACCTGTCGTCCAATGCCGGCGGCACCGGCGTGCTGGCCTATGGCAATGCGCGCGAACTGTGCCTCGGCGTCGAGGTGGTGCTGCCGACCGGCGAGGTGTTCGACGATTTGCGCAAACTGAAGAAGGACAACACCGGCTACGACCTGAAGAACCTGTTCGTCGGCGCCGAAGGCACGCTCGGTGTCATCACCGCCGCCGTGCTCAAACTGTTCCCGAAGCCGAAGGGGACGGACGTCGCCTTCGTCGGCCTGTCGTCGCCCGAAGCCGCCCTTTCCCTGTTCAGCCTGGCCATGGACCGCGCCGGGGCCGCACTCACGGCCTTCGAACTGATCGGCAAGCGCCCGTATGACTTTACCCTTGCGCACGCCCAGGGCGTCGTGCGGCCGCTGGCCGAAGACTGGCCCTGGTACGTGCTGATGCAGATATCGTCCGGCCGCTCGGCGGAGGATTCTCGGGCGCTGATCGAGGATGTGCTTTCGGCGGGTCTAGAGCAGGAATTCGTCGGCGATGCCGTCATCGCCGCCAGCCTCGGGCAGGGCGATGCCTTCTGGGATTTTCGCGAGCTGTTGCCCGAGGCACAAAAGCCGGAAGGCGCTTCGATCAAGCACGACATTTCGGTGCCGATCGCATCGATACCGCGCTTCATAAGGGAGGCCGCCGGCGCCGTGGCGTCAGTGAGCGCCGGCGCCCGCGTGGTCTGTTTCGGCCATATGGGAGACGGCAACCTCCATTATAACATTTCACGGCCCGTCGATGGCGACGACGAGGCGTTCCTGGCGCTCTATCATGCGATGAACAAGGCCGTGCATGACGTGGTGCGCAGCCTGCACGGTTCGATCTCGGCCGAGCACGGCATCGGTCAGTTGAAGCGCGACGAACTGATCGCCACCGCGCCGCCGATGGCCATCGATCTGATGCGCCGGGTAAAGGCTGCCTTCGATCCGGCGGGCATCATGAATCCTGGTAAGGTTATCTGA
- a CDS encoding phytanoyl-CoA dioxygenase family protein, producing MASQTATQPIVTEIIDAQTIADYQRDGAVCIRGAFKGWVDTIAAGIERNMRSRSATASDIAGGKGSFFDDYCNWERIPEFVDVVRNSPAARLAAAVMQSRTAQFFHDHVLVKEPGTQKPTPWHQDIPYYFVDGQQTVSFWIPIDPVKEATLRLIAGSHRWDKMILPVRWLDDGNFYAAEGDYRPVPDPDTDPSMKVIEWEMEPGDAILFDFRTAHGARGNMTAARRRALSLRWVGDDAHYVERPGRTSPPYHGHGMQPGQKLREDWFPVVFQG from the coding sequence ATGGCTTCCCAAACCGCCACGCAGCCAATCGTCACCGAAATCATCGATGCGCAGACAATTGCCGACTACCAGCGTGACGGCGCGGTCTGTATCCGCGGCGCCTTCAAGGGCTGGGTCGACACGATTGCCGCCGGCATCGAGCGCAACATGCGGAGCCGCAGCGCCACCGCGTCCGACATCGCTGGCGGCAAGGGCAGCTTCTTCGACGACTACTGCAACTGGGAGCGTATCCCTGAATTCGTCGATGTCGTGCGCAATTCGCCGGCGGCGCGACTGGCGGCCGCGGTGATGCAGTCGCGCACCGCGCAGTTCTTCCACGACCATGTGCTGGTCAAGGAGCCCGGTACGCAGAAACCGACGCCGTGGCACCAGGACATCCCCTATTATTTTGTCGACGGCCAGCAGACGGTGAGCTTCTGGATCCCCATCGATCCGGTGAAGGAAGCGACGCTGCGCCTGATCGCCGGCTCGCACAGATGGGACAAGATGATCCTGCCGGTGCGCTGGCTGGACGACGGCAATTTTTACGCGGCCGAGGGCGATTATCGTCCGGTGCCCGATCCCGACACCGATCCGTCGATGAAAGTTATCGAATGGGAGATGGAGCCGGGCGACGCCATCCTGTTCGACTTCAGGACGGCACACGGCGCGCGCGGCAATATGACCGCGGCCCGGCGCCGGGCGTTGTCGCTGCGCTGGGTCGGCGACGATGCCCATTATGTCGAGCGACCGGGCCGCACCTCGCCGCCCTATCACGGCCATGGCATGCAGCCGGGACAGAAGCTGCGCGAGGATTGGTTTCCGGTGGTCTTTCAGGGCTGA
- a CDS encoding glycoside hydrolase family 25 protein, whose product MKRTARLLCRTALLAFAAAIVLGTTAKASDFSEPWKSADRALVIDAYEYNSIDWAQLATDKRIVAFINKASDGMPPPYFCFGGETDVKLCKALWKRHAVTRELFQTRRVVAKALGMKWGAYHLARPGNPVEQANNFLDFADPAPDDLMALDIEGIDPSQWMSLDDAEEFARQVHRRIGRFPVLYTNGKTAQYIADNRYKYRLLSRLPLWYARYKPDIDVHFPMGNWQGYALWQFSAQANCGRFRCPYRVAGTPDNIDVNVAPTDAVTLRQQWPFGGLIDVPADYLASVPVPLSREAALAGKATIIYADVATPPTFEEIVAVLGSRWSKFRDGFRMPVVKTVPRRPGFGIVQYVAWKRGGQRSPEQLDAAFAAADPVSTASTTLDRGQQ is encoded by the coding sequence TTGAAAAGGACGGCGCGCCTCCTTTGCCGCACGGCGCTTCTCGCTTTCGCGGCAGCGATTGTGCTGGGCACGACGGCAAAGGCTTCGGACTTCTCCGAGCCGTGGAAGAGCGCTGACCGCGCGCTCGTCATCGACGCCTACGAATACAACTCCATCGATTGGGCCCAGCTTGCCACCGACAAGCGCATCGTCGCCTTCATCAACAAGGCTTCCGACGGCATGCCGCCGCCCTATTTCTGTTTCGGCGGCGAGACTGACGTGAAACTGTGCAAGGCACTGTGGAAACGCCACGCGGTGACGCGCGAATTGTTCCAGACACGCAGGGTCGTGGCCAAGGCGCTCGGCATGAAATGGGGCGCCTATCATCTCGCCCGTCCCGGCAATCCGGTCGAACAGGCCAACAATTTCCTCGATTTCGCCGACCCCGCACCGGACGACCTCATGGCCCTCGACATCGAGGGCATCGATCCCTCGCAATGGATGTCGCTCGACGATGCCGAGGAGTTCGCCCGCCAGGTGCATCGGCGCATCGGCCGCTTCCCGGTGCTCTACACCAACGGCAAGACCGCCCAATATATCGCCGACAACCGCTACAAATACCGGCTCTTGTCGCGGCTGCCGCTTTGGTACGCGCGCTATAAGCCTGACATCGACGTGCATTTTCCGATGGGCAACTGGCAGGGCTACGCGCTCTGGCAGTTCTCGGCGCAGGCCAATTGCGGCCGCTTCCGTTGCCCCTACAGGGTTGCCGGCACACCCGACAACATCGACGTCAACGTGGCGCCCACGGATGCCGTCACTCTGCGCCAGCAATGGCCTTTCGGTGGCCTGATCGACGTGCCTGCCGATTATCTTGCCAGCGTACCAGTGCCGCTCTCGCGGGAAGCCGCGCTCGCCGGCAAGGCCACCATCATTTATGCCGATGTGGCGACGCCGCCGACCTTCGAGGAAATAGTCGCCGTGCTTGGTTCGCGCTGGTCAAAATTTCGCGACGGGTTCCGCATGCCAGTCGTGAAGACGGTGCCGCGACGGCCGGGGTTCGGCATTGTCCAATATGTGGCCTGGAAGCGGGGCGGGCAGCGTTCCCCCGAACAGCTTGACGCCGCCTTTGCCGCGGCCGACCCGGTCAGCACCGCTTCGACAACCCTCGACCGAGGTCAGCAATAG
- a CDS encoding DUF6101 family protein, translating into MNTGLKPVWAGRNMRLDPFRLPQVVSYATRDDYGDVTFTIDQRGAVIRRLLEMSGLPAIIVLPANAFRGVAARAMEDPEGNVTVTLELLHNDPMLSVPLLVADDLEDVAADWRAWADAYRLPMLLIESDGVARTLEESLGAAIKTLPPRERRKGRVSNMRRPRFLARRRAGDLGLRLVIGGEEIISRD; encoded by the coding sequence GTGAACACTGGACTGAAGCCAGTCTGGGCGGGACGCAACATGCGTCTCGACCCATTCCGCCTGCCGCAGGTGGTGAGCTATGCCACGCGCGACGATTATGGCGACGTAACCTTCACCATCGACCAGCGCGGCGCCGTGATCCGCCGCCTGCTCGAGATGAGCGGCCTGCCGGCGATCATCGTGCTGCCCGCCAATGCATTTCGCGGCGTCGCCGCCCGTGCGATGGAGGATCCGGAAGGCAATGTCACGGTGACCCTGGAACTCCTGCACAACGATCCGATGCTGTCGGTGCCGCTGCTGGTGGCCGACGATCTCGAAGACGTCGCCGCCGACTGGCGCGCCTGGGCCGACGCCTACCGTCTGCCGATGCTGCTGATCGAATCCGATGGCGTCGCCCGCACCCTGGAAGAATCGCTCGGCGCCGCCATCAAGACATTGCCGCCGCGGGAGCGCCGCAAGGGCCGCGTTTCCAATATGCGCCGCCCCCGCTTCCTTGCCCGCCGCAGAGCCGGTGACCTCGGCCTCAGGCTGGTGATCGGCGGCGAGGAGATCATTTCAAGAGACTAG